Below is a window of uncultured Cohaesibacter sp. DNA.
CATTGACTGAGGCCGCATCGGCCAGATCAAGCTTGACCGCGCTCACCCTGTCCTTGAGACCATCGGGCAATCCCGCTGGCAGCGTGCCCGAGCGTGATGCGGCAACAACCTGCGCTCCTTCTTCGGCCAGCAAAATGGCAGAAGCGGCACCCAGACCGCGACTTGCGCCCAGTACGAGCGCACGTTTTCCTTTCAAACCGAAATCCATCAGCCAAGCTCCTTCAATCTTTTTTCCTGCCGAGCGATGATGCGATCAACCTCGACCTTTGCGGCAGCGGTCAGTCCCTTGCCCGGTTTGCGCATGGCTTCCGAGGCGATGACGCCGCGTTTCTGCAAGACATATTTGCGAACAGCAAGGCCAAGACCCGGCTGTTGTTCGTAGCATACCAGAGGGAGATAGGCATCATAAACATCCTGTGCGCGATCCAGCTCGCCTTTCTCGGCAAATGCGACCACGTCTCTGAGCATTTCGATATAGGCAAAGCCGGTCATCGCGCCATTTGCACCGCGTGCCATGGCTTCGGGCAGGAAGAGCGCACCGTTACCGCAAAGAATGGAGATCGGACGACGCCCGGCCTTCTCGGCTGCGCGCACGGCGGTGACTTTTTCAAGGCCCGGCCAGTCTTCATGCTTGAGCATGACGATCTGCTCATTCTGCTCGATGATGCTGCCCAGAGTATCGGTGGAGATATTGACGCCGGTTGTCAGCGGGAAGTCCTGCAGGACCACAGGCACGCCAGCACCAGCCGCGTCACAGGCATTGGCATAATAGGTGATGATCTGCTCATTGGTCTTCAGGTTGCCCGGAGGGGCAATCATGACCCCGGCAGCACCCAGATCCATTGCCTTTTTGGACAATTCGCCAATGGCCGCGAGACCCGGCGCGGAAACGCCGACCACAATCGGGGCACCATTGGCGCGCTTGATCACGCGTTCGGCGATGGTGACCGCTTCGGCCTGCGTCATCTTGGGGGCTTCCCCCATCATGCCAAGCACGGTGATGCCGGTCGAACCCTTTTCCAGATAGAAATCGGTTGCGCGATCCAGACTATCGAAATCTATGGCACCCTGTTCGTTGAATGGTGTTACCGAAATGGCGAAAACACCCTTGGTGTCACTGGTGAGCAGCGTCATGTTCAGTCCTTTCTGACCATTATTTGACAAAGAGCTTGCGGGGGAAATTGGTCAGTCTTTCATAGCCCGATTCGGTAATGGCGATGGTCTCGGACATGCCGTATCCACTCGCCAGAAGGTAGGTGTGGAAGGTTTGACCCGGCTCGAAAGACCAAGTGCAGCTTGGTTCTGCCTCCAGTGGTTCGCCGCCATTGGGCTGAAGCAGAAGGCCGACAGAATAGAATGTCTTGTTGGTGTAGGTTTCGCGCAGGCCAGCCGAGAGGATACCATCGCGATAGATGCTGTCTGGCACCGTCGCCGCAACGCCCGGGCGCACTTCGGCAAGGGCGGCATCCTGAATGGCGATCAGCTTTTCAACGATTCTGTGATCGTCATCACGGGCCGGAGCAATGCGGATCGGGCGCATGAAACGGGCGTGATAATGGCGCACATTCGGTGTCACCTCAATCTGCACGATATCGCCTTCTTCCAGAATGCGGTCCGAATAGCCACCATGCAGATGGAAGGCGCGTTCGCCCGAAGACATCACGCCCGGGCCGGGCAGGTCGGAACCGGCGCGGATCATGGCGGCGCAGATCTGGGCTGCCATTTCCCGCTCGCTGACACCAACTTCCGAGGCGTCAATCGCCGCCTGCATGCCTGCTTCGGCGGCCTTGGCTGCGCGGCGCTGATAGGCGATCTCGGCCGGTGTCTTGATCAGGCGCATGGTTGGCGCCATGTTGCTTTCATCCTGCCAACTGATGCCCGGAAGCGTGGATTTGAGATATTCGAACCGTCCGGCCGAGAGCGGCCATGCCGAAAGCTCGATACCCAGTTTGGCGCTTGCGCCCATACGGCTGCGTATCGCTTCGGCTGCCACCTTCATCCGGTCGTCGCTATCCGTCCACATGACACGGTCGGCAAAGACGCATGTGCTGTCGAGATAATATTCCTCGACATCGCGGCAAAAGAGGGTGGGCTCACCACTGGCCGGAATGATGGCAAACTGCAAGGTGCCATAGGCGCGGGTGAAATAGCCGGTAACCCAGGTAACCGTCTCCGGCAAAAAGGCAATTAGCCCATCCAGATCCCGTTTCTTTAATTCAGCCTGTATGCGTGACAGGCGGGCGAGATATTCCTCGCGCTCAAACCAATAAGCTGGTGTTGGCATTTCTATTCTCCTTGAGAAAGTCCGCGCATGGGCCATGCCGGATGCGAAGGCTTTTCTCAAAATCATGCAGGAAAGGGCCCCGAACGAGCGGGGCTGGTCAAATAGGTTGATTGAGCAGACCCTCAGCCATGAAGAACAAGTTCTGTAAAACGGGTCAGCATGGTCTTGGCTTCATCGGCTTCATGGGCGGAGGCTTTCAGTTCCTCGATATCGGCACCGTCCTTCTCCATGGTTTTCCGGTTCTGCTCGAACCAGAGAGGAGCCTGCGCCAGCGTGACTTCAGGATGGCCCTGAATGCCCCAGATATCTTCATCCTTGTAGCGCCAGACATGATTGGCGCAATCATCCGAATAGGCCAGAATGGTCATGTCCGGATGGGAACCGAGCACCTCGTCATTATGCCAGACAAACATATGCACCGTTTCATGCAGATCCTTGGCAATCTTGTC
It encodes the following:
- a CDS encoding dihydrodipicolinate synthase family protein, with amino-acid sequence MTLLTSDTKGVFAISVTPFNEQGAIDFDSLDRATDFYLEKGSTGITVLGMMGEAPKMTQAEAVTIAERVIKRANGAPIVVGVSAPGLAAIGELSKKAMDLGAAGVMIAPPGNLKTNEQIITYYANACDAAGAGVPVVLQDFPLTTGVNISTDTLGSIIEQNEQIVMLKHEDWPGLEKVTAVRAAEKAGRRPISILCGNGALFLPEAMARGANGAMTGFAYIEMLRDVVAFAEKGELDRAQDVYDAYLPLVCYEQQPGLGLAVRKYVLQKRGVIASEAMRKPGKGLTAAAKVEVDRIIARQEKRLKELG
- a CDS encoding Xaa-Pro peptidase family protein, encoding MPTPAYWFEREEYLARLSRIQAELKKRDLDGLIAFLPETVTWVTGYFTRAYGTLQFAIIPASGEPTLFCRDVEEYYLDSTCVFADRVMWTDSDDRMKVAAEAIRSRMGASAKLGIELSAWPLSAGRFEYLKSTLPGISWQDESNMAPTMRLIKTPAEIAYQRRAAKAAEAGMQAAIDASEVGVSEREMAAQICAAMIRAGSDLPGPGVMSSGERAFHLHGGYSDRILEEGDIVQIEVTPNVRHYHARFMRPIRIAPARDDDHRIVEKLIAIQDAALAEVRPGVAATVPDSIYRDGILSAGLRETYTNKTFYSVGLLLQPNGGEPLEAEPSCTWSFEPGQTFHTYLLASGYGMSETIAITESGYERLTNFPRKLFVK